The Thermosynechococcus sp. genome has a segment encoding these proteins:
- a CDS encoding DUF3110 domain-containing protein gives MRVYVLLYNPGTENEGIHSLQLGDRNLILMFESEDDANRYAMLLEAQDFHPPSVVPIDAKEVEDFCESSGYSCHLVPAGFVPTNEAERLFLAPPERNVEETDWELENRVPPAAESEFSESELNRLRQQLEKLL, from the coding sequence ATGCGCGTTTACGTGTTGCTCTATAACCCGGGGACTGAAAATGAGGGTATTCATTCTCTGCAACTGGGCGATCGCAACCTGATTCTGATGTTTGAAAGCGAAGACGATGCCAATCGCTACGCCATGCTCCTAGAGGCACAGGATTTTCATCCCCCCAGTGTCGTTCCCATTGATGCCAAGGAAGTTGAGGACTTTTGTGAATCCTCAGGCTATAGCTGTCACTTGGTTCCCGCGGGATTTGTGCCGACAAATGAGGCTGAGCGTCTCTTCTTGGCGCCCCCCGAACGCAATGTTGAAGAAACCGACTGGGAACTGGAAAATCGCGTGCCGCCCGCTGCGGAGAGTGAGTTCTCCGAAAGTGAACTGAATCGCCTGCGCCAACAATTGGAAAAGCTCCTGTAG
- a CDS encoding carboxysome structural protein, with protein sequence MGVDLRSYVYLDSIQPQHAAYLGTVAQGFLPLPGDCSLWVEISPGIDVNRLLDIALKSAVVRPGVLFIERLYGLLEVHSGNQGEVRAAGQAILDAIGARVQDCLRPRVISSQVIRNIDAHHTQLINRSRRGNMILAGQTLYVFEVEPAAYAALAANEAEKAALINILQISAVGSFGRLFLGGAERDILAAERAVLAAMERLPGRDSFSDRRE encoded by the coding sequence TTGGGCGTTGATCTGCGCAGTTATGTCTATCTCGATTCCATCCAACCGCAACACGCGGCCTATTTGGGAACCGTGGCCCAAGGGTTTTTGCCATTGCCGGGGGACTGCTCCCTTTGGGTGGAGATTTCACCGGGCATTGATGTGAACCGCCTTTTGGATATTGCCCTGAAGTCTGCGGTGGTGCGGCCGGGAGTCTTATTTATTGAGCGACTCTACGGACTACTGGAGGTGCATTCAGGCAATCAGGGGGAAGTGCGGGCAGCGGGGCAGGCCATTTTAGATGCCATTGGCGCTCGAGTCCAGGATTGCTTGCGGCCACGGGTGATTTCAAGTCAAGTCATTCGCAACATTGATGCCCACCACACCCAACTGATTAACCGCTCCCGCCGGGGCAACATGATTCTAGCGGGACAAACCCTCTATGTCTTTGAGGTGGAACCGGCAGCCTATGCGGCACTGGCAGCGAATGAGGCTGAAAAGGCAGCACTCATTAATATCTTGCAGATTTCCGCTGTGGGCAGCTTTGGCCGTCTCTTTTTGGGGGGCGCAGAGCGGGATATTCTGGCGGCGGAACGGGCAGTCTTGGCTGCCATGGAACGCTTACCAGGGCGCGATAGTTTTAGCGATCGCCGGGAGTAG
- a CDS encoding transglutaminase domain-containing protein, whose product MPETPAQGYGDSLSSRALDHNWRTIYPLGAYQLSGLAWVDPQALWLRQLPRLPFCQATLGANFLALDRVRGFILLINGENDHSEILNPYDLEPFLDAHGLCLYRETLWFCRDTWLYRCHLPDWHVEKVLECRYPIYGVAVDDTGIYVACQKSGYIHCFDETAREQYRLSAPGIGCENLALKDGYLWVSDRLEQSIYCLDRQSGRVEWVALTPFAQPTAFTFDATGQLWVAYGGEEPYLRDNPNNREAPLEIAYRDICLIHPLLYHTHREQHYTVSNGYLIEMAYVEEMSPLDALHLDNLEWRIALPINSLRQKLLRVEPVGTPFRLETVADQPVAVFEFPEVRPYEARLFGWRAWLEVRGMKYHLGFDDIDETLPLPPEFAAQYLVDNDELAMDQPIVREAAREAVGTETHILRQMLKIRNYVYDRLSYAMRPTIDTPDVVLKRGTASCGEYVGVLLALARLNGIACRTVGRYKCPPYPQKRGIPLQPTYNHVWLEFYVPGIGWLPMESNPDDVVERGPYPTRFFMGLPWYHVEVGKGIRFETTNYRDRGLRLGDLALNHVRFTIHGELPPLV is encoded by the coding sequence ATGCCAGAGACACCGGCACAGGGTTATGGGGACTCCCTCAGCTCCCGAGCCCTGGATCACAATTGGCGCACTATTTATCCCCTAGGTGCTTACCAGCTCTCCGGTCTGGCATGGGTCGATCCCCAAGCCCTGTGGCTACGTCAATTGCCCCGTTTACCCTTTTGCCAAGCAACCCTTGGCGCCAACTTTTTGGCCTTGGATCGGGTACGGGGCTTTATTTTGCTCATTAACGGCGAAAACGACCACAGCGAGATTCTCAATCCCTACGATCTAGAGCCATTTCTTGATGCCCATGGCCTCTGTCTCTATCGCGAGACCCTCTGGTTTTGTCGGGACACATGGCTCTACCGTTGTCATCTCCCTGACTGGCATGTAGAAAAGGTGCTGGAGTGCCGCTATCCCATTTACGGTGTGGCGGTGGATGACACAGGCATCTATGTGGCCTGTCAAAAATCCGGTTACATCCACTGTTTTGATGAGACCGCTCGAGAGCAGTATCGCCTGAGTGCCCCGGGCATTGGCTGTGAAAATTTAGCCCTCAAGGATGGCTATTTGTGGGTGAGCGATCGCCTAGAGCAATCCATCTATTGCCTCGATCGCCAGAGCGGCCGTGTTGAATGGGTGGCCTTGACCCCCTTTGCCCAGCCAACGGCCTTTACCTTTGATGCGACGGGCCAGTTGTGGGTGGCCTATGGCGGTGAAGAGCCCTATCTGCGGGATAACCCCAACAACCGCGAAGCCCCCCTCGAAATTGCTTATCGCGATATTTGCCTGATTCACCCGCTGCTCTACCACACCCATAGGGAGCAGCATTACACAGTCTCCAATGGCTATCTGATTGAGATGGCCTACGTAGAGGAAATGTCTCCCCTTGATGCGCTGCACTTAGATAACCTCGAGTGGCGGATTGCGCTGCCGATCAATTCCCTGCGCCAAAAACTACTGCGGGTCGAACCCGTGGGTACCCCCTTTCGCTTGGAAACGGTGGCGGATCAGCCAGTGGCAGTGTTTGAGTTTCCTGAGGTGCGTCCCTACGAAGCCCGCCTTTTTGGTTGGCGGGCTTGGCTAGAAGTGAGAGGTATGAAGTACCATCTTGGCTTTGACGACATTGATGAGACGCTACCGCTGCCGCCGGAATTTGCAGCGCAGTATCTGGTGGATAACGATGAGTTGGCAATGGATCAACCCATAGTCCGCGAGGCGGCGCGGGAAGCCGTGGGCACAGAGACCCATATCCTGCGCCAGATGCTCAAGATTCGTAACTATGTCTACGATCGCCTCAGCTATGCTATGCGGCCAACAATTGACACGCCCGATGTGGTTTTGAAGCGGGGAACGGCCTCCTGCGGCGAGTATGTGGGCGTACTGCTGGCCTTAGCCCGACTGAACGGCATTGCTTGCCGCACGGTAGGTCGCTATAAATGTCCCCCCTATCCCCAAAAGCGCGGCATTCCCCTCCAGCCTACCTATAACCATGTCTGGTTGGAATTTTATGTGCCGGGAATTGGCTGGCTGCCCATGGAGTCCAACCCCGATGATGTGGTAGAGCGCGGTCCCTATCCGACACGGTTTTTTATGGGACTGCCCTGGTACCACGTGGAAGTGGGCAAAGGCATTCGCTTTGAGACCACCAATTATCGCGATCGCGGCCTACGCCTTGGAGATTTAGCCCTCAACCATGTGCGCTTTACCATTCACGGTGAACTGCCCCCGCTTGTCTAA
- a CDS encoding HAD family phosphatase, translating into MANSSQFFAVEPSQRALIFDMDGVICHTMPYHLEAWRVYVERTPELRQHINLEHLRHMGGKRNAELLPELLGRSLSEAEIERWGAGKEAVFRELLAPHLELLPGLLPFLKSAKEKGYRLGLGTSACAANVELVLSCEGVGHFFDTVVMEQDVQRGKPDPECYLLVAERLQVVPQHCLVFEDAVAGVVAAVRAGMLCWGVLTTQSAMTLQAAGAEVCIEDFTDPRLQRLLS; encoded by the coding sequence ATGGCTAATTCTTCGCAGTTTTTCGCCGTTGAACCCTCGCAGCGGGCCCTGATTTTCGACATGGACGGGGTCATCTGCCATACGATGCCCTATCACCTGGAAGCTTGGCGCGTCTATGTGGAGCGCACCCCTGAACTGCGGCAGCACATCAACCTGGAACACCTGCGGCACATGGGGGGCAAACGCAATGCGGAACTGTTGCCGGAACTTCTAGGGCGATCGCTGAGCGAAGCGGAAATAGAGCGTTGGGGCGCGGGCAAAGAGGCGGTCTTTCGGGAACTGCTAGCACCCCATTTGGAACTGTTGCCGGGGTTATTGCCCTTTCTCAAAAGTGCCAAGGAAAAAGGCTACCGCTTGGGCTTAGGCACCTCCGCCTGTGCCGCCAATGTGGAATTGGTGCTCTCCTGTGAAGGGGTGGGTCACTTTTTCGATACGGTGGTGATGGAGCAGGATGTGCAGCGGGGCAAGCCCGATCCAGAATGCTATCTACTGGTGGCGGAGCGGTTACAGGTGGTGCCGCAGCACTGTCTTGTCTTTGAGGATGCCGTGGCGGGGGTTGTGGCAGCGGTGCGGGCAGGGATGCTCTGCTGGGGAGTGTTGACAACGCAATCGGCAATGACCCTTCAAGCCGCAGGGGCAGAGGTCTGTATTGAGGACTTTACCGATCCACGCCTTCAACGGCTATTGTCCTAG
- a CDS encoding glycosyltransferase family 2 protein, which yields MVRVSACLIVKDEAAHLARCLGSVQPWVDEIVVVDTGSRDETPAIARQFTDRLFHFSWQDDFAAARNYSLEQATGDWILVMDADEVLVTLQEPPVPLGQQLAGSTFTAYQLLRREIGTGEQFSDFAIVRLFRNLPTLRYQGRFHEQLVSTAAASLTIGTLETLRIDHYGYQPAQIQAKMRDRNIPILERIRASEGLPLNLLFALADMYQAVNNAAGAENCYQELFDRLLPHLLSGQLPENAPGALPEMLNQLGRRLLATGDHDTLQLLCQQSLAWFPTYPPLNDLAGRWLMTLGFPLGATAYFQYCLELGRTNGYSKQMIFPLGYVREIAAEQLGRAYEALGDRARAAAAFAQAAAFRQGKEHHQ from the coding sequence ATGGTGCGGGTTTCTGCCTGTCTGATTGTCAAAGATGAGGCTGCCCATTTGGCACGCTGTCTGGGCAGTGTTCAGCCCTGGGTGGATGAAATTGTTGTTGTTGACACTGGCTCCAGGGATGAGACGCCGGCGATCGCACGCCAGTTTACAGACCGCCTCTTTCACTTCTCCTGGCAAGACGATTTTGCCGCCGCTCGTAATTACTCCCTAGAACAGGCGACAGGCGATTGGATTTTAGTGATGGATGCCGATGAGGTGCTGGTGACATTGCAAGAACCCCCTGTGCCCCTCGGACAACAATTGGCGGGCAGTACCTTCACTGCCTACCAGCTCCTACGGCGGGAAATCGGCACGGGGGAGCAATTTTCCGACTTTGCCATTGTGCGGCTCTTTCGCAATCTGCCGACACTGCGCTATCAGGGGCGCTTCCATGAGCAGTTGGTTTCCACAGCCGCAGCATCCTTGACCATTGGTACTCTGGAAACCCTGCGCATTGATCACTATGGCTATCAACCCGCCCAAATTCAAGCTAAGATGCGCGATCGCAACATCCCGATTTTGGAGCGCATCCGTGCCAGTGAAGGTCTGCCTTTGAATCTCCTTTTTGCCTTGGCAGATATGTACCAGGCGGTGAATAATGCCGCTGGGGCGGAGAACTGCTACCAGGAACTCTTTGACCGCCTCCTGCCTCACCTCCTCAGCGGCCAACTGCCTGAGAATGCCCCCGGTGCCCTGCCGGAAATGCTCAATCAACTGGGACGGCGCCTCTTGGCCACAGGGGATCACGATACCTTGCAACTTCTGTGTCAGCAAAGTTTGGCTTGGTTTCCCACCTATCCGCCCCTCAATGATTTGGCCGGTCGCTGGCTGATGACCTTGGGATTTCCTTTGGGGGCAACGGCCTATTTTCAGTATTGCCTTGAACTGGGACGCACCAATGGCTACAGCAAACAGATGATTTTTCCTTTGGGTTATGTGCGGGAAATTGCCGCGGAACAATTGGGGCGTGCCTATGAAGCCTTGGGCGATCGCGCGCGGGCGGCGGCGGCCTTTGCCCAGGCGGCAGCCTTTCGCCAAGGGAAGGAGCATCACCAATGA
- a CDS encoding ATP-dependent helicase — translation MNSLPLSPTVSHLLGTLRPGQREISEWQGGMLAVSAVPGAGKSHGMAVGAAIAIARERLHQQRQLVVVTYSRSAAANIKGRIRKYLQDMGLPRNGFSVQTLHSLALKIATSHPTAGLRWSGENLISEHEQRRLCITCVQEWARSHPDILEQLIQGCDTSPLSDVEHDGRKSALLTDILVKLAQTVMSSARSMALMPHDLRQLSQQLRSESAAEAEPYPFLEIGADLLELYQNYLAQREQIDYDEMILAAVQLLEGDRQYRQEWQQRVYAVFEDEAQDSTPLQSQLLKLLAEDHTTGQVHFVRVGDPNQAINSTFTAADPLFFNEFCDECAQQQAFYEMTQAGRSTPLIIRAANYLVRWANQALKDQEPPFRDQVIQCVSPTDQQTEANPPPWGQGVEIARPPTVVETVKHLAQRIAQVLAAHPEAAVAVLVRTNRQAEFVADVLRSPSDFNLDIDLCAQGILLLDVAGIERRSQVPKELLDILYFLHCPYSPAAVKAALTVLQERKRIPPQNLDRLAAQPEVFLYPGPLDPPAEEPVLKARHYCQRLLKARLELSLFPLITYCAQELGYDAAELATTDRLIWELTQQEPTQLWERIYPRWQELVAADRFQAVEMEDLHSRLVRPGQVTIMTMHRAKGLDWDAVFVPFLEKRTLPGESRVAANAKFLSPEVDFMDVVRSQLRAYGHNQPLPNWQTAYKKATAAKTAEEYRLLYVAMTRAKRLLWLAAAKQAPFNWQNFNWRGFYQLQDSDPCPFIEHLERKLKAHAAATPGDR, via the coding sequence ATGAACTCGTTGCCACTCTCCCCCACGGTGAGTCACCTCCTCGGGACACTACGTCCAGGTCAACGGGAAATCAGTGAATGGCAAGGGGGAATGCTGGCAGTCTCGGCAGTGCCAGGGGCGGGCAAATCCCACGGCATGGCGGTAGGGGCAGCGATCGCCATCGCGCGGGAAAGGCTCCATCAACAGCGGCAACTGGTGGTAGTCACCTACAGTCGTTCAGCTGCCGCCAATATCAAGGGGCGCATCCGCAAGTACCTACAAGATATGGGGCTGCCCCGCAATGGCTTTAGTGTGCAGACGCTCCACAGTTTGGCCTTGAAAATTGCCACCAGCCACCCCACAGCGGGTCTGCGTTGGAGTGGGGAGAATTTAATCAGTGAGCATGAGCAGCGCCGCCTCTGTATCACCTGTGTTCAGGAGTGGGCGCGATCGCACCCCGACATCCTCGAGCAACTCATCCAAGGTTGCGATACCAGTCCCCTGAGCGACGTTGAACACGATGGCCGCAAAAGTGCACTGTTGACCGACATCTTGGTGAAGTTGGCCCAGACCGTTATGAGCAGTGCCCGCAGTATGGCTTTGATGCCCCATGATCTGCGGCAGTTGTCCCAGCAGTTGCGCTCCGAAAGCGCAGCCGAAGCAGAACCCTACCCTTTTTTAGAGATTGGTGCCGACCTTTTGGAACTGTACCAGAATTATCTGGCGCAGCGGGAGCAAATTGACTACGATGAAATGATTTTGGCAGCTGTTCAACTCCTAGAGGGCGATCGCCAGTACCGCCAGGAATGGCAACAGCGCGTGTATGCCGTCTTTGAGGATGAAGCTCAAGACTCAACCCCCCTGCAATCGCAGTTACTGAAACTGCTAGCCGAGGACCACACCACCGGGCAAGTTCATTTTGTGCGGGTGGGGGATCCCAACCAAGCCATTAACTCCACGTTTACGGCAGCAGACCCGCTCTTCTTTAATGAATTCTGTGATGAATGTGCTCAGCAGCAGGCCTTTTATGAAATGACCCAAGCGGGGCGATCGACCCCTCTGATCATTCGCGCCGCTAACTATTTGGTGCGATGGGCGAATCAGGCACTCAAAGATCAAGAACCCCCCTTCCGTGACCAAGTCATTCAGTGTGTGTCGCCGACGGATCAACAAACGGAGGCCAACCCACCCCCCTGGGGACAAGGGGTAGAAATTGCCCGACCGCCAACGGTTGTTGAGACGGTTAAGCATCTGGCGCAGCGCATTGCTCAGGTGCTGGCGGCCCATCCAGAGGCTGCAGTAGCGGTGCTGGTGCGCACTAACCGCCAGGCTGAATTTGTTGCCGATGTGTTGCGATCGCCCAGTGACTTCAACCTGGATATTGACCTTTGTGCTCAAGGAATTTTGCTGCTGGACGTGGCCGGCATCGAACGGCGATCGCAGGTGCCCAAGGAATTGCTGGACATTCTCTACTTTCTCCACTGTCCCTATTCTCCGGCAGCGGTCAAGGCAGCCCTAACGGTGCTTCAGGAGCGCAAACGCATTCCACCCCAAAATTTGGATCGCTTGGCAGCCCAGCCAGAGGTGTTTCTCTACCCCGGTCCTTTAGACCCCCCTGCCGAGGAACCGGTGCTGAAGGCACGCCACTACTGCCAACGTCTCCTCAAAGCCCGCCTAGAGCTGTCTCTCTTTCCCTTGATCACCTACTGCGCCCAGGAATTGGGCTATGATGCCGCTGAATTGGCCACTACCGATCGCCTGATCTGGGAATTGACCCAGCAGGAACCAACGCAACTGTGGGAGCGTATCTATCCCCGTTGGCAAGAATTGGTGGCAGCGGATCGCTTTCAAGCGGTGGAGATGGAAGATCTCCATAGCCGCCTAGTGCGACCGGGTCAGGTAACCATTATGACGATGCATCGCGCCAAGGGGCTGGATTGGGATGCGGTTTTTGTCCCCTTTTTAGAGAAAAGAACCCTCCCCGGTGAGAGTCGGGTTGCTGCCAATGCTAAGTTCCTCAGTCCTGAGGTGGATTTTATGGACGTGGTGCGATCGCAACTGCGGGCCTACGGCCATAACCAGCCGCTGCCCAACTGGCAAACTGCCTACAAAAAAGCCACAGCAGCCAAAACCGCCGAGGAATATCGCCTGCTCTACGTCGCCATGACCCGTGCCAAGCGCCTCCTGTGGCTAGCAGCTGCCAAGCAGGCTCCCTTTAACTGGCAAAACTTTAATTGGCGAGGGTTTTATCAACTACAGGACAGTGACCCTTGTCCTTTTATCGAACACCTTGAGAGAAAGTTAAAGGCCCATGCCGCAGCTACTCCCGGCGATCGCTAA
- a CDS encoding MotA/TolQ/ExbB proton channel family protein, with protein sequence MNIAEIFNRGGLAMWPLLILSILTLGTIFERLWFWGMVLRGETKLAEQILDAARHDWQEALELAANACDQPIGRFLYTPLQLIDTNPEIFRLALEAAADEELSAMRRGEKVLEATITMAPLLGLLGTVLGLISALSSIRLGDIGTPATMGVGLGISEALISTASGLVVAIIALAFQRLFQAFLLQQAQIFRRTGNELELTYRQAWLEQRLKGEPEKTLF encoded by the coding sequence GTGAATATCGCTGAAATTTTTAACCGTGGTGGCTTGGCCATGTGGCCACTACTGATCCTCTCGATCTTGACCTTAGGCACCATCTTTGAGCGGCTTTGGTTTTGGGGCATGGTTCTGCGAGGAGAGACCAAACTGGCGGAGCAAATTCTAGATGCCGCTCGCCACGATTGGCAAGAGGCGCTTGAGTTGGCGGCAAATGCCTGTGATCAACCCATTGGGCGCTTCCTCTACACTCCTTTACAACTGATTGACACCAACCCAGAAATCTTTCGCTTGGCTCTAGAGGCTGCGGCCGATGAGGAACTAAGTGCCATGCGGCGGGGCGAAAAGGTCCTAGAGGCAACGATTACGATGGCACCTCTGTTGGGTTTGTTGGGAACAGTGCTAGGTCTCATTAGTGCCCTCAGTTCTATTCGCTTGGGGGATATTGGCACACCCGCAACCATGGGGGTAGGTCTCGGCATTAGTGAGGCCTTAATTAGTACTGCTTCTGGCTTGGTGGTCGCGATTATCGCCCTTGCCTTTCAGCGGCTCTTTCAGGCTTTTCTGTTGCAGCAGGCACAAATTTTTCGTCGCACTGGCAACGAATTAGAACTCACCTATCGCCAAGCCTGGCTTGAGCAGCGGCTCAAGGGGGAACCTGAAAAAACATTGTTCTAA
- a CDS encoding DUF4278 domain-containing protein, with protein sequence MQLIYRGAKYETSEQHIALVESGTKGLYRGAQWVGQKAAETVPQPNHVLCWRGVTYQTNRAPVATTAPKASAAPSVVPQRRRDSWVEAHRHAILKTLERRLQVARSQGNKELISLLEEEWQQFA encoded by the coding sequence ATGCAACTAATCTATCGCGGCGCTAAATACGAAACTTCTGAGCAGCACATTGCCCTTGTTGAATCGGGGACCAAGGGGCTCTACCGCGGTGCCCAATGGGTGGGGCAGAAGGCGGCTGAAACTGTTCCGCAACCCAATCATGTTCTGTGCTGGCGGGGGGTGACCTACCAAACCAACCGGGCGCCAGTGGCCACAACCGCTCCAAAGGCAAGTGCTGCCCCTTCGGTAGTGCCCCAGCGTAGGCGCGACTCCTGGGTCGAAGCCCATCGCCATGCGATTCTGAAAACGCTGGAGCGGCGGCTGCAAGTGGCCCGGAGTCAGGGCAACAAGGAACTCATCAGTCTGCTAGAAGAAGAGTGGCAGCAATTTGCCTAA
- a CDS encoding ATP-dependent Clp protease ATP-binding subunit, with the protein MFERFTEKAIKVIMLAQEEARRLGHNFVGTEQILLGLIGEGTGVAAKVLRSMGVNLKDARIEVEKIIGRGSGFVAVEIPFTPRAKRVLELSLEEARQLGHNYIGTEHLLLGLIREGEGVAARVLENLGVDLSKVRTQVIRMLGETAEVTAGASQGRTKTPTLDEFGANLTQMAIEGKLDPVVGRQKEIERVIQILGRRTKNNPVLIGEPGVGKTAIAEGLAQRIANKDVPDILEDKRVVTLDIGLLVAGTKYRGEFEERLKKIMDEIRQAGNVILVIDEVHTLIGAGAAEGAIDAANILKPALARGELQCIGATTLDEYRKHIERDAALERRFQPVMVGEPSVEETIEILYGLRERYEKHHKLKISDEALEAAAKLSDRYISDRYLPDKAIDLIDEAGSRVRLINSQLPPAAKELDRELRQVLKEKDDAVRAQNFDKAGELRDREMELKAQIRAIAQQKKAEIANGEEETPVVTEEDIAHIVASWTGVPVSKLTESESEKLLHMEETLHQRVIGQDEAVKAISRAIRRARVGLKNPNRPIASFIFSGPTGVGKTELTKALAAYFFGSEEAMIRLDMSEYMERHTVSKLIGSPPGYVGYNEGGQLTEAVRRRPYTVVLFDEIEKAHPDVFNLLLQILEDGRLTDSKGRTVDFKNTLLIMTSNIGSKVIEKGAAGLGFEFGTEDAAESQYNRIRSLVNEELKQYFRPEFLNRLDEIIVFRQLTKDEVKQIADILLKEVFSRLTEKGITLEVTERFKDRLIDEGYNPSYGARPLRRAIMRLLEDTLAEEMLSGRIREGDTALIDVDESGQVKIQAQPRRELLPQAVE; encoded by the coding sequence ATGTTTGAACGCTTTACAGAAAAAGCCATCAAAGTCATCATGCTGGCACAGGAAGAGGCTCGCCGCCTCGGCCACAACTTTGTCGGTACCGAACAAATTCTCCTCGGACTGATTGGGGAAGGTACCGGTGTGGCTGCCAAGGTTCTACGTTCCATGGGCGTGAACCTCAAGGATGCCCGCATTGAAGTGGAAAAAATTATTGGCCGTGGGTCTGGTTTTGTCGCGGTGGAGATCCCCTTTACCCCCCGTGCCAAGCGAGTGTTAGAACTCTCCCTTGAAGAAGCCCGCCAACTGGGTCACAACTACATTGGTACCGAACACCTCCTGCTGGGACTGATTCGCGAAGGGGAAGGGGTGGCCGCCCGCGTCCTTGAAAATTTGGGTGTTGATCTATCGAAAGTGCGCACTCAAGTGATTCGGATGCTGGGGGAAACCGCAGAGGTGACCGCGGGGGCTAGCCAAGGACGTACCAAAACGCCAACGCTGGACGAATTTGGTGCCAACCTCACCCAGATGGCTATTGAGGGCAAGCTAGATCCCGTGGTGGGTCGGCAAAAAGAAATTGAGCGGGTGATTCAAATTCTGGGTCGTCGCACCAAAAATAACCCCGTGCTGATCGGTGAACCGGGGGTGGGTAAAACCGCGATTGCTGAAGGTCTTGCCCAGCGCATTGCCAACAAAGATGTCCCCGATATTCTTGAAGACAAGCGGGTGGTCACCCTTGATATCGGCCTCTTGGTGGCAGGCACAAAGTACCGGGGTGAGTTTGAAGAGCGGCTGAAAAAGATCATGGATGAAATTCGCCAAGCCGGTAACGTGATTTTAGTGATTGACGAGGTGCACACGTTAATTGGGGCTGGGGCGGCGGAGGGTGCCATTGATGCAGCCAATATCCTCAAACCCGCCCTGGCTCGCGGTGAGTTGCAGTGCATTGGGGCCACTACGCTGGATGAGTACCGCAAACACATTGAGCGGGATGCCGCCCTGGAGCGGCGCTTCCAACCGGTGATGGTGGGTGAGCCCTCCGTTGAGGAAACCATTGAGATTCTCTATGGTCTGCGGGAACGCTATGAGAAGCACCACAAACTGAAAATTTCCGATGAAGCCCTTGAGGCGGCAGCGAAGCTGTCCGATCGCTACATTAGCGATCGCTATCTACCCGACAAAGCCATTGACCTCATTGACGAAGCGGGCTCACGGGTGCGCCTGATTAACTCGCAACTACCACCTGCGGCCAAGGAACTGGATCGCGAATTGCGGCAAGTGCTCAAAGAAAAAGATGATGCCGTGCGGGCCCAAAACTTTGACAAAGCGGGTGAACTGCGCGATCGCGAGATGGAACTGAAAGCACAAATCCGTGCCATTGCCCAGCAGAAAAAAGCCGAAATCGCCAACGGTGAAGAGGAAACCCCCGTCGTCACCGAAGAAGACATTGCCCACATTGTGGCCTCTTGGACGGGTGTGCCCGTGAGCAAGCTCACCGAAAGCGAGTCGGAAAAACTGCTGCACATGGAGGAGACCTTACACCAGCGGGTCATTGGTCAAGATGAAGCGGTGAAGGCGATCTCCCGCGCCATTCGCCGTGCCCGTGTCGGTCTCAAAAATCCCAACCGTCCCATTGCCAGCTTTATCTTCTCTGGGCCAACCGGTGTCGGTAAAACGGAGTTAACGAAAGCCTTGGCGGCCTACTTCTTTGGCTCTGAAGAGGCGATGATCCGCTTGGATATGTCCGAATACATGGAGCGGCATACCGTCTCTAAGCTCATCGGTTCGCCCCCCGGCTATGTGGGCTACAACGAGGGCGGTCAGCTCACCGAAGCCGTGCGGCGGCGTCCCTATACGGTGGTGCTCTTCGATGAAATCGAGAAAGCGCACCCCGATGTCTTTAACCTGCTGCTGCAAATCCTTGAAGATGGCCGTCTTACTGACTCCAAGGGGCGTACCGTTGACTTCAAGAATACCCTCTTGATCATGACCTCGAACATTGGCTCGAAGGTGATTGAGAAGGGGGCGGCTGGCCTTGGCTTTGAGTTTGGTACTGAGGATGCCGCTGAATCCCAATACAATCGCATTCGCTCCTTGGTGAATGAGGAACTGAAGCAATACTTCCGCCCTGAATTCCTCAACCGCCTGGATGAGATTATTGTCTTCCGCCAATTGACGAAGGACGAAGTCAAGCAAATTGCCGACATTCTCCTCAAGGAAGTGTTCTCGCGCCTCACCGAAAAAGGCATCACCTTGGAGGTGACCGAGCGCTTCAAGGACCGGCTCATTGATGAGGGCTACAACCCCAGCTATGGAGCACGGCCCCTGCGGCGAGCGATTATGCGCCTTTTGGAGGACACCTTGGCTGAGGAAATGCTCTCTGGCCGCATCCGCGAAGGCGACACTGCCCTCATTGATGTGGATGAATCCGGTCAAGTGAAGATCCAAGCTCAACCGCGGCGTGAGCTATTGCCCCAGGCGGTTGAGTAG